A genome region from Paludibacterium sp. B53371 includes the following:
- a CDS encoding DUF4390 domain-containing protein: MRNVSLLVGLLACLAHPAWADNVNARRAEAELIDGQLAISTRFNIKLPSGLSEALTQGVPLTFRLEFELTRPRSTALYLNLSQWFAPHASMVFRLSYQPLTDRYRVAIGSFANYYSNLNEAMRAIGAIQSWRVLNVGALSGNSPDQVAGRVRLVLDISELPKPFQLNALGSSDWTLGSNWTSLDMKGGS; this comes from the coding sequence TTGAGAAACGTTAGCCTGCTGGTGGGCCTGCTGGCTTGTCTGGCCCATCCTGCCTGGGCCGACAACGTCAATGCGCGCCGGGCAGAGGCTGAGCTGATCGATGGCCAGCTTGCCATCAGCACGCGTTTCAATATCAAGCTGCCCAGCGGCCTGAGCGAAGCATTGACTCAGGGCGTGCCGCTGACCTTTCGTCTCGAGTTCGAACTGACCAGGCCGCGCAGCACGGCGCTGTACCTGAATCTCAGCCAGTGGTTTGCGCCGCATGCCAGCATGGTTTTCCGTCTTTCCTACCAGCCCCTGACTGATCGCTATCGGGTGGCGATCGGGTCCTTCGCCAATTACTACTCCAATCTGAATGAGGCCATGCGTGCCATCGGCGCCATCCAGAGCTGGCGCGTGCTCAATGTGGGCGCCCTGTCCGGCAATTCGCCGGATCAGGTGGCCGGGCGGGTGCGGCTGGTGCTGGACATCAGCGAGTTGCCCAAGCCCTTCCAGCTCAATGCCCTCGGCTCGTCCGACTGGACGCTGGGCTCGAACTGGACGTCGCTGGACATGAAAGGGGGCAGCTGA